A stretch of the Actinomyces qiguomingii genome encodes the following:
- a CDS encoding class I SAM-dependent methyltransferase, translating to MSEQHYFTASPESPAEERRHHFSIRGVEHDVTTAAGVFSADRLDLGTRVLLRQVPEPPLTGTFLDLGCGWGPLALALADAAPQATVLATDVNERAVELTGRNALEAGHTHVRAVAADTLLEELRSSGTRLDLIWSNPPMRIGKPALHALLADWLGLLADDGQAWLVVQKNLGADSLAKWLGDQGWTVSREASSKGYRLLRVTH from the coding sequence GTGAGCGAGCAGCACTACTTCACCGCCTCCCCCGAATCCCCCGCCGAGGAGCGCCGGCACCACTTCTCCATCCGCGGCGTCGAGCACGACGTGACCACCGCCGCCGGCGTATTCTCCGCCGACCGGCTAGACCTGGGCACACGTGTGCTGCTGCGGCAGGTGCCCGAACCCCCGCTAACGGGCACCTTCTTAGATCTCGGTTGCGGCTGGGGGCCGCTGGCCCTGGCCCTGGCCGACGCCGCCCCGCAGGCCACGGTGCTGGCCACTGACGTCAACGAGCGTGCCGTGGAGCTGACCGGCCGTAACGCCTTAGAGGCCGGACACACCCACGTGCGCGCCGTTGCTGCCGACACGCTGTTGGAGGAGCTGCGCAGTTCGGGCACGCGCTTGGACCTGATCTGGTCCAACCCGCCCATGCGGATCGGTAAGCCCGCGCTGCACGCACTGCTGGCGGATTGGCTGGGGCTGCTGGCCGACGACGGGCAGGCCTGGCTCGTTGTGCAGAAGAACCTCGGTGCTGACTCGCTGGCGAAGTGGCTGGGCGATCAGGGCTGGACGGTCAGCCGGGAAGCCTCCTCCAAGGGTTACCGTCTTCTACGCGTCACCCACTAA
- a CDS encoding MFS transporter — translation MSSPESDLESDLESDLTASSPPPSLRALVTTQVGHLAAAMLVVELLAGMQTYINQTVLPLVATDLGARAHYGLVTAAAMVPTFLTMPLGGSMLARWRADRLMTVLTAVLVAGAVTGALAPNIAVYVAGEVLRGLAAGALATVSMGVLVAGLPEAWRRLFLAAGSATWIVSSFLGPGYAAAISQNWGWRWALVAYVPLLVAARLVMAREIRGLQVEDDESRPPLVPALAMAAGVAAIGVVPAASTLFLPVGAASVAVVVWACARVFPTGTMRLGPGRRAALATLAWLCAAYFTLDYLVSPAAHDVLGLGPTAIGWALTCAGLTWSSIAIRMAAHPAREPAHYRTRVAAGGVCFAVGGALMTLAFAGPVPWWCLHVGFATAGAGMGLTHQDTMIRCVTAPEDLGRAPDGISPARAATSVTVANAAGAATLGTLTTNFVAPTAAGVQADLLVPTTVVLTLALALTPLLARRAA, via the coding sequence ATGAGTTCCCCAGAGTCAGACCTCGAGTCGGACCTCGAGTCAGACCTCACGGCATCGTCCCCACCGCCGTCGCTGCGCGCCCTGGTCACTACGCAGGTGGGGCACCTGGCCGCCGCGATGCTGGTGGTGGAGTTGCTGGCCGGCATGCAGACCTACATCAATCAGACCGTGCTGCCGCTGGTGGCCACGGATTTGGGAGCGCGCGCCCACTACGGGCTGGTGACGGCTGCCGCCATGGTGCCGACCTTTCTGACCATGCCGCTGGGCGGCTCCATGCTGGCGCGTTGGCGGGCCGACCGGCTGATGACCGTGCTCACCGCCGTGCTCGTTGCTGGCGCGGTAACGGGGGCGCTGGCACCGAACATAGCCGTATATGTAGCCGGGGAGGTGCTGCGGGGGCTGGCGGCCGGGGCTCTGGCCACGGTGAGTATGGGGGTGCTGGTGGCGGGCCTTCCGGAGGCGTGGCGGCGGCTATTCCTGGCGGCTGGCTCGGCCACCTGGATCGTTTCCTCCTTCCTGGGCCCGGGGTATGCGGCCGCCATCTCCCAGAACTGGGGGTGGCGCTGGGCGCTGGTCGCCTACGTGCCCCTGCTGGTGGCGGCCCGATTGGTGATGGCACGGGAGATCCGGGGCCTGCAAGTAGAGGATGACGAGTCCCGCCCGCCGCTGGTGCCGGCCCTGGCCATGGCCGCCGGGGTGGCGGCCATAGGGGTCGTGCCGGCGGCGTCGACGCTGTTCCTCCCCGTGGGGGCCGCCTCCGTCGCCGTGGTGGTATGGGCCTGTGCGCGGGTTTTCCCGACAGGAACCATGCGACTTGGGCCCGGACGGCGGGCGGCACTGGCCACCCTCGCCTGGTTGTGTGCCGCATACTTCACGCTCGACTACCTGGTCTCCCCCGCCGCCCATGACGTGCTCGGTCTGGGCCCGACGGCGATCGGTTGGGCGCTCACATGCGCCGGGCTGACCTGGTCGTCGATCGCCATTCGGATGGCGGCGCATCCGGCTCGTGAACCGGCGCATTATCGAACGCGTGTGGCAGCGGGCGGGGTGTGCTTCGCCGTCGGCGGGGCGCTCATGACCCTGGCCTTCGCCGGACCAGTGCCCTGGTGGTGCCTGCACGTCGGCTTCGCCACGGCGGGAGCCGGGATGGGGCTGACGCATCAGGACACGATGATCCGTTGCGTGACTGCCCCGGAGGATCTGGGCCGAGCGCCCGACGGCATCTCTCCGGCACGGGCGGCGACCTCGGTGACAGTGGCCAACGCGGCCGGCGCCGCGACTCTGGGCACGCTGACCACAAACTTCGTGGCCCCGACCGCCGCCGGCGTACAAGCTGATCTGTTGGTGCCGACGACGGTGGTACTCACCCTGGCCCTCGCACTCACCCCCCTGCTGGCCCGTCGTGCGGCCTGA
- the hflX gene encoding GTPase HflX, with the protein MENTQHYSHSANPAVTDSADDAVIADNDAGLPGNNATDPAAMLASRVRSRAGTALASTAGRREYDDAEDAGALEREARAGTRRVVGLSTEQEDISEVEYRQVRLERVILVGLQLPGPGAPPDSGSPAAAGQDAETSLRELAALAETAGSEVLDALIQRRDHPDPATYLGSGKAKELGRMVADAGADTVIVDGELAPSQRRALEDAVDAKVVDRTALILDIFAQHAKSREGKAQVELAQLEYLLPRLRGWGESMSRQAGGRVAGGQGIGSRGPGETKIELDRRRIRRRMAKLRREIRAMAPSREVKRGSRRRGPIPAVAIAGYTNAGKSSLMNALTGADIMVQDALFATLDPTVRKAETADGRIYTLTDTVGFVRNLPHELIEAFRSTLEEVAEADLVAHVVDAAHPDPLGQITAVHAVLADIPGALDVPELIVLNKADLADAVTLAALRTRLPDAVIVSARTGQGLGELRERVEAMLPRPDVAVDVVVPYSRGDLVSRVHADGDLDVVEYVESGTHVVARVDAALAAELAAVDAAVPTPAVDDE; encoded by the coding sequence ATGGAAAACACGCAGCATTACAGCCACTCCGCCAACCCGGCGGTCACAGATAGCGCCGATGACGCCGTCATCGCCGACAACGACGCCGGTCTTCCCGGCAACAACGCCACCGACCCCGCCGCGATGCTGGCCTCCCGGGTCCGCTCCCGCGCCGGCACCGCCCTGGCCTCCACCGCAGGACGGCGCGAGTACGACGACGCCGAAGATGCTGGCGCCCTGGAGCGCGAGGCCCGCGCCGGCACCCGCCGCGTGGTCGGACTGTCCACCGAGCAAGAGGACATCAGCGAGGTCGAGTACCGGCAGGTGCGCCTGGAGCGCGTCATCCTGGTTGGACTCCAACTGCCCGGGCCGGGCGCGCCCCCCGACTCGGGTTCTCCGGCGGCCGCCGGCCAGGACGCCGAGACCTCCCTGCGTGAGCTCGCCGCCCTGGCCGAAACCGCTGGCTCCGAGGTGCTCGATGCGCTCATCCAGCGCCGCGACCACCCCGACCCGGCCACCTACCTCGGGTCCGGCAAGGCCAAGGAATTGGGCCGGATGGTCGCCGACGCCGGGGCCGACACGGTGATCGTCGACGGCGAGCTCGCCCCCTCCCAGCGGCGCGCCCTGGAGGACGCGGTGGATGCCAAGGTGGTGGACCGCACCGCCCTGATCCTGGATATCTTCGCCCAGCATGCCAAGTCCCGCGAAGGCAAGGCCCAGGTGGAGCTGGCGCAACTGGAGTACCTGCTGCCCCGCCTGCGCGGCTGGGGCGAGTCCATGTCCCGCCAGGCGGGCGGGCGCGTTGCCGGCGGTCAGGGAATCGGCTCACGCGGCCCCGGCGAGACCAAGATCGAGCTAGACCGCCGCCGCATCCGCCGGCGCATGGCCAAGCTCCGGCGTGAGATCCGGGCCATGGCTCCTTCCCGTGAGGTCAAGCGTGGCTCTCGGCGGCGCGGCCCCATCCCCGCGGTGGCAATCGCCGGATACACCAATGCCGGCAAATCCTCCCTGATGAACGCTCTGACGGGCGCGGACATCATGGTGCAGGACGCACTGTTCGCCACCCTGGACCCCACCGTCCGCAAGGCTGAGACCGCCGACGGGCGCATCTACACCCTTACCGACACCGTCGGCTTTGTGCGCAATCTGCCGCACGAGCTGATCGAGGCCTTCCGCTCCACCCTGGAGGAGGTCGCCGAAGCGGACCTTGTGGCGCACGTAGTCGACGCTGCCCACCCCGATCCGCTCGGACAGATTACCGCCGTCCACGCCGTCCTGGCGGACATCCCCGGCGCTTTGGACGTGCCGGAGCTGATCGTGCTAAACAAGGCCGACCTTGCCGACGCCGTCACGCTGGCTGCTCTGCGCACCCGCCTGCCCGACGCGGTCATCGTTTCCGCCCGCACCGGCCAGGGACTGGGAGAACTGCGTGAACGCGTCGAGGCCATGCTGCCACGCCCCGACGTGGCCGTGGACGTCGTCGTCCCCTATTCGCGCGGGGACCTGGTCTCCCGCGTGCACGCCGACGGCGACCTTGACGTCGTCGAATACGTAGAGTCCGGCACCCATGTGGTCGCCCGCGTCGACGCCGCCCTCGCAGCCGAGCTGGCCGCCGTCGATGCCGCCGTGCCGACACCCGCCGTCGATGACGAGTAG
- a CDS encoding ATP-dependent DNA helicase, whose protein sequence is MTRRVARAIGSGIHLLVQAGTGTGKSLAYLVPAMVHAVDAGERAVVSTATLALQRQVLTKDAPLAADAVEGVTGIRPVVALLKGWQNYLCRHRLAGGYPDDDADTLFSAAVATPRARIGEGAEQSLGEQVVRLREWAEQTDTGDRDDLVPGVSDRAWAQASVNAAECLGAKCPLHDECFPVLARAAAAKADVVVTNHAMLGIAVAGNPGVLPEHEVLVIDEAHELADRVRSQGTASLSAAAVARVATTARRHAGVLVNELEEVGQNLQLALADLPDGRLANGLPPALADALTVLEAACRQVLTDVREVARAANQGGGQVTGDAGGVALARTAVADMTEVVERMTSDSVARRRDVAWVERPRMGQEPPRLTLAPIDVAGSVADTLLADRAAVLTSATLALGGSFNPMAAALGLTLVDSGWEGLDVGTPFDYARQGILYTPTHLPRPGVGISQATLEEVVALARASRGGMLGLFSSRRAAEEAAAVLRERTELTIFAQGEDRLPTLVEAFAADEDACLVGTLSLWQGVDVPGRTCRLVVIDRIPFPRPDDPVAQARSEAVTAAGGNGFMTVSATHAALLLAQGAGRLVRRAEDRGVVAVLDPRLRTARYGTFLARSMPPLWPTRDRDVVLGALERLAATT, encoded by the coding sequence ATGACCCGTCGCGTGGCCCGCGCCATTGGCTCCGGAATCCACCTGCTGGTCCAGGCAGGCACCGGCACCGGCAAGTCACTGGCCTACCTGGTACCCGCCATGGTTCACGCCGTCGACGCCGGTGAGCGTGCGGTTGTGTCCACCGCCACCCTGGCCCTGCAGCGCCAGGTGCTGACCAAGGATGCCCCACTGGCCGCCGACGCCGTCGAAGGGGTCACGGGCATCCGACCCGTGGTCGCCCTGCTCAAGGGCTGGCAGAACTACCTGTGCCGCCACCGCCTGGCCGGCGGCTATCCCGATGACGACGCCGACACCCTCTTCTCAGCCGCAGTGGCCACCCCCCGCGCCCGTATAGGTGAGGGCGCCGAGCAGAGCCTGGGCGAGCAGGTGGTGCGGCTGCGCGAGTGGGCCGAACAGACCGACACCGGCGACCGGGATGACCTGGTGCCTGGCGTTTCCGATCGCGCCTGGGCGCAAGCATCCGTCAACGCAGCCGAGTGCCTGGGCGCCAAATGTCCCCTACATGACGAGTGCTTCCCCGTACTCGCGCGCGCCGCGGCCGCTAAGGCGGATGTGGTGGTTACCAATCACGCCATGCTCGGCATTGCGGTGGCCGGTAATCCCGGGGTACTGCCTGAGCACGAGGTACTGGTGATCGATGAGGCCCATGAACTGGCAGACCGGGTGCGCTCCCAAGGCACCGCCAGCCTGTCGGCGGCGGCTGTTGCGCGCGTGGCCACCACCGCCCGGCGCCACGCCGGCGTATTGGTCAACGAACTGGAGGAGGTCGGACAGAATCTGCAGCTGGCCCTGGCGGACCTGCCCGATGGGCGTCTTGCCAATGGGCTGCCGCCCGCGCTCGCGGACGCCCTCACCGTGTTGGAGGCGGCCTGCCGGCAGGTGCTTACCGACGTGCGCGAGGTCGCCCGCGCGGCGAACCAGGGCGGCGGGCAGGTGACCGGTGACGCCGGGGGAGTGGCGCTGGCCCGCACCGCCGTGGCGGATATGACCGAAGTTGTGGAACGCATGACCTCAGACTCGGTGGCCCGGCGGCGCGACGTGGCCTGGGTTGAGCGACCGCGCATGGGCCAAGAGCCACCCCGGTTGACGCTGGCACCCATAGATGTGGCCGGTTCGGTGGCTGACACGCTGCTGGCCGACCGGGCCGCAGTACTCACCTCCGCCACCCTCGCCCTGGGCGGCAGCTTCAACCCGATGGCGGCCGCCCTCGGGCTGACATTGGTCGACTCCGGGTGGGAAGGGCTCGACGTCGGCACTCCCTTCGATTATGCACGCCAGGGGATCCTGTACACCCCCACCCACCTGCCTCGGCCCGGGGTGGGTATCTCGCAGGCCACCCTGGAGGAGGTGGTGGCCCTGGCCCGCGCCAGTCGCGGCGGCATGCTCGGGCTGTTCTCCTCCCGGCGAGCCGCCGAGGAGGCCGCCGCGGTGCTGCGCGAGCGCACCGAGTTGACCATTTTCGCCCAGGGGGAGGACCGGTTGCCCACACTGGTGGAGGCCTTCGCAGCCGATGAGGACGCCTGCCTGGTGGGGACCCTGTCGCTGTGGCAGGGGGTGGATGTGCCCGGACGCACCTGTCGGCTGGTGGTAATCGATCGGATCCCCTTCCCCCGACCCGATGACCCGGTAGCCCAGGCACGCAGTGAGGCCGTCACTGCCGCGGGCGGCAACGGCTTCATGACCGTCTCGGCCACCCACGCCGCCTTGCTGCTGGCGCAGGGCGCCGGGCGACTGGTGCGGCGGGCTGAGGATCGCGGTGTCGTCGCCGTCCTGGACCCGCGGCTGCGCACCGCCCGCTACGGGACTTTCCTGGCCCGCTCCATGCCGCCGCTGTGGCCCACTCGGGATCGTGACGTCGTTCTGGGGGCATTGGAACGGCTGGCAGCCACTACCTGA
- a CDS encoding L-lactate dehydrogenase, protein MITNSAQGSYPTARSGRPSKVAIIGAGAVGSTLAYACVTKGVAREIVLQDIVKEKVEAEALDIAQGIQFTSAGAVSGSDDPEICRDADVVAITAGAKQKPGQSRLELAGATVGIMEKILPKLVEVAPNAIFLLVANPVDVVTYCAKKITGLPENQIFGSGTVLDTARMRYLVSLETGTATQNIHGYIAGEHGDSEVALWSSTEIGGVPVTQWGKTLDGGVFDQAKRDRIAHDVVRSAYRIIEGKGATNYAVGLAVSRIIGAILNDEQRVLTISPLLDNWHGISDVCMAVPTIVGREGAGRRLELPLTLDERDRLTASAERLREVARGLGY, encoded by the coding sequence ATGATTACCAACAGTGCTCAAGGTTCGTATCCGACGGCTCGCTCCGGCCGTCCCTCCAAGGTCGCTATCATCGGCGCTGGCGCGGTTGGGTCCACGCTCGCCTACGCCTGTGTCACCAAGGGCGTCGCTCGAGAGATCGTCTTGCAGGACATCGTCAAGGAGAAGGTTGAGGCTGAGGCTCTCGACATCGCCCAAGGTATCCAGTTCACCTCCGCCGGCGCTGTCTCCGGCTCGGACGACCCGGAGATCTGCCGCGACGCGGACGTCGTGGCCATCACTGCCGGCGCCAAGCAGAAGCCCGGCCAGTCCCGCCTCGAGCTAGCCGGCGCCACCGTCGGCATTATGGAGAAGATCCTTCCCAAGCTCGTAGAGGTGGCTCCGAACGCGATCTTCCTGCTGGTGGCCAACCCGGTAGACGTGGTCACCTACTGTGCCAAGAAGATCACTGGTCTACCCGAGAATCAGATCTTCGGCTCCGGCACCGTCCTGGACACCGCCCGCATGCGGTACTTGGTGTCCCTGGAGACCGGCACCGCGACCCAGAACATCCACGGTTACATCGCCGGTGAGCACGGCGACTCAGAGGTCGCCCTGTGGTCCTCCACCGAGATTGGCGGCGTGCCGGTCACCCAGTGGGGCAAGACCCTGGACGGCGGCGTATTCGATCAGGCCAAGCGTGACCGCATCGCCCACGATGTGGTCCGCTCCGCCTACCGCATCATTGAGGGCAAGGGTGCAACCAACTATGCCGTCGGCCTGGCCGTTTCCCGTATCATCGGCGCCATCCTCAACGACGAGCAGCGCGTGTTGACCATCTCGCCGCTGCTGGATAACTGGCACGGTATCTCCGACGTGTGCATGGCGGTGCCCACCATCGTTGGCCGCGAGGGCGCCGGGCGTCGTTTGGAGCTGCCGTTAACGCTCGATGAGCGCGACCGGCTGACTGCCTCCGCCGAGCGCCTGCGCGAGGTGGCTCGCGGTCTGGGCTACTAA
- the lexA gene encoding transcriptional repressor LexA: protein MSANTGPTGRRDTSTAADPTADALHRLDARARAVYESVREAVAVHGYPPSMREIGAQVGLTSPSSVKHQLDKLERLGLVRRNPNRPRALEVVTPAVTPDEPDTFVSPAARVSEPSLPLLPGVADGEAVAVPLVGRIAAGSPILAEQDVEDVLALPRRLTGDGELFMLEVHGDSMIDAAICDGDWVVVRAQPDADNGDVVAAMVDDVDGASATVKVLSRKDGHQWLLPRNPDYAPIPGDAATIMGKVVTVLRSL from the coding sequence ATGAGCGCGAACACCGGTCCGACGGGCCGCCGCGACACGAGCACGGCAGCCGATCCCACCGCCGATGCACTGCACCGCCTGGATGCACGCGCCCGCGCCGTGTATGAGTCGGTACGCGAGGCCGTCGCCGTCCACGGTTACCCACCATCCATGCGAGAGATCGGCGCCCAGGTGGGCTTGACCAGCCCCTCCTCGGTCAAGCATCAGCTGGACAAGCTCGAACGCCTCGGCCTGGTGCGGCGCAATCCCAATCGACCACGCGCCTTGGAAGTGGTGACTCCTGCGGTCACGCCGGACGAGCCGGACACCTTTGTTTCCCCCGCCGCACGCGTTTCCGAACCCTCACTGCCGCTGCTGCCCGGCGTCGCCGACGGCGAGGCAGTGGCCGTGCCGCTGGTGGGGCGCATCGCTGCGGGTTCACCGATTTTGGCCGAGCAGGACGTGGAGGACGTGCTGGCCCTCCCCCGACGCCTGACCGGCGACGGGGAGTTGTTCATGTTGGAGGTTCACGGCGACTCCATGATCGATGCGGCCATCTGCGATGGCGACTGGGTGGTCGTACGTGCTCAACCGGATGCAGACAACGGCGACGTCGTGGCCGCGATGGTCGACGACGTCGACGGCGCCTCCGCCACGGTCAAGGTACTCTCCCGCAAAGACGGCCACCAGTGGCTGCTGCCACGCAACCCCGACTACGCCCCTATCCCCGGCGATGCGGCCACGATCATGGGCAAGGTAGTCACGGTACTGCGGTCCCTATAG
- a CDS encoding LysM peptidoglycan-binding domain-containing protein, with the protein MSALTAPLPPHLRLVSVEDGRTPAESVVGAVSRFSAPADTPEGKWGRPRLRLVPGGVDADFEPTPAPIPDSPRELIRRPIPPHRGRTASPGSVSPGTASPGSVSPGSASSRKVSAAAAARPVLVTGVGVRELGVRSDSVDALAPAHPAVRARRRRQAHEQVVSPAVQTSTSGRAQTHSRAPRRSDAVGLPGVVRRLFALGALVLVVVLAVASGIVASGFDATPAATTTAVVQSGQSLWDIAVATGAGDVNEVMSQIVDLNGLTSSTLQAGQTLIVPAD; encoded by the coding sequence ATGAGCGCTCTCACCGCGCCACTGCCGCCGCACCTTCGGTTGGTATCGGTCGAGGATGGGCGGACACCCGCTGAGTCTGTGGTCGGTGCCGTGTCCAGGTTCTCCGCACCTGCCGATACGCCTGAGGGCAAATGGGGCAGGCCTCGGCTGCGTCTGGTGCCCGGGGGCGTCGACGCCGACTTCGAGCCGACCCCGGCACCAATCCCAGACTCGCCGCGGGAGCTGATTCGGCGGCCGATCCCTCCGCACCGAGGCCGTACGGCGTCGCCGGGCAGCGTGTCCCCGGGCACTGCGTCGCCGGGCAGTGTTTCCCCAGGCAGTGCGTCTTCGCGTAAAGTCAGCGCCGCCGCGGCGGCCCGTCCGGTGCTCGTCACCGGCGTCGGTGTGCGGGAGCTCGGTGTGCGATCAGATTCCGTGGATGCGCTTGCGCCCGCCCATCCGGCCGTGCGCGCTCGCCGTCGGAGACAGGCGCATGAGCAGGTGGTATCTCCTGCCGTGCAGACTTCCACATCTGGTCGCGCGCAGACGCATTCCCGGGCCCCACGCCGAAGCGATGCGGTCGGCCTGCCGGGCGTCGTGCGGCGGCTGTTCGCCCTCGGTGCTCTGGTGCTGGTTGTCGTCCTGGCGGTAGCCAGCGGCATCGTGGCCTCCGGTTTCGACGCCACCCCTGCCGCGACCACCACCGCCGTCGTACAGTCTGGCCAGTCCCTGTGGGACATCGCCGTGGCCACCGGCGCCGGTGACGTCAATGAGGTCATGTCCCAGATCGTCGACTTGAACGGGCTGACCAGCTCCACGCTGCAGGCCGGTCAGACGCTCATAGTCCCGGCTGACTGA
- the nrdR gene encoding transcriptional regulator NrdR, translated as MRCPFCQHSGSRVVDSRTSEDGASIRRRRQCTNCGRRFTTIEAASLSVRKRSGVIEAFSREKVIRGVRRACQGRPVTDDQLALLAHRVEEAVRGRGHAIVDSHEVGLAILEPLQELDEVAYLRFASVYSGFNSLADFESAIADLRTRHAKGSDAAGDSPTR; from the coding sequence GTGCGTTGTCCTTTCTGTCAGCACAGCGGATCGCGCGTCGTCGACTCGCGCACCTCCGAGGACGGCGCATCGATTCGCCGTCGTCGCCAATGTACTAACTGCGGCAGGCGCTTCACCACCATTGAGGCGGCCAGCCTGTCTGTGCGCAAGCGCTCCGGCGTCATTGAGGCCTTTTCCCGTGAGAAGGTGATTCGAGGTGTGCGTCGCGCCTGCCAGGGGCGCCCGGTCACCGACGACCAGTTGGCGCTGCTGGCCCACCGGGTCGAAGAGGCCGTTCGTGGAAGGGGGCACGCCATCGTTGACTCCCACGAGGTGGGGTTGGCGATTCTTGAGCCGCTGCAAGAACTGGATGAGGTCGCCTACCTGCGGTTCGCCTCCGTGTACTCCGGTTTCAATTCCTTAGCCGACTTCGAATCCGCCATAGCCGACCTGCGCACTCGGCACGCCAAGGGCTCCGACGCGGCCGGAGACTCTCCGACGCGCTGA
- a CDS encoding glycosyltransferase family 4 protein, protein MRVLIVSDCYAPRLGGIETQVRDLARNLLAAGHEPAVVTATPTGTVRGRSLEDPDGFPVYRTTVRLPGELPLHPRAGREVSALMTRLRPDVVHVHTGIVSQFAWAGIGAARRAELPLAITFHCVLGPWAAVCGALGPASPVRIWQRGGADLTAVSSMLAAEVERAGGAWPVTVLPNGITVEDWRLPRSAEPAAQGPLRVVASLRWIERKRPLQVVRVFVDAVRRTGCDAVLEMYGDGPLRDRLAQEVAESGMAARITLVGRVDRDELARAFSGADVYLQTSPADSFGISVLEARSAGLAVVALRSSGVADFITDGQDGLLGEDDADLARALAEFMTSPGLLRRIKAHNYAVDPLPVWGDVTNMNVDAYRRAIELGKHR, encoded by the coding sequence ATGCGCGTGCTTATTGTCTCCGACTGCTATGCGCCGCGGCTGGGCGGCATTGAAACGCAGGTGAGGGACCTCGCCCGGAACCTGCTGGCGGCCGGTCATGAACCCGCCGTCGTTACGGCCACACCCACGGGTACGGTACGAGGCCGCAGCCTTGAGGATCCCGATGGTTTTCCGGTGTACCGAACCACCGTCCGCCTGCCCGGGGAGTTGCCGCTGCATCCGCGTGCCGGGAGGGAAGTGTCGGCCCTGATGACGCGGCTGCGGCCCGACGTCGTTCACGTCCACACCGGCATCGTCTCCCAGTTCGCCTGGGCCGGCATCGGTGCGGCACGGCGCGCCGAGCTGCCTCTGGCCATCACCTTCCACTGTGTCCTCGGTCCCTGGGCGGCGGTATGCGGTGCCCTAGGCCCGGCGAGCCCCGTGCGCATCTGGCAGCGCGGTGGGGCCGACCTCACAGCTGTGTCCTCCATGCTCGCCGCAGAAGTCGAAAGGGCGGGCGGCGCCTGGCCGGTCACGGTGCTGCCGAACGGTATCACCGTGGAGGACTGGAGGCTTCCCCGGAGTGCGGAACCCGCGGCGCAGGGTCCTTTGCGGGTCGTGGCCTCGCTGCGTTGGATCGAACGCAAGCGGCCCCTGCAGGTTGTTCGCGTGTTCGTCGACGCCGTCAGGCGTACTGGCTGTGATGCCGTGTTGGAGATGTACGGTGACGGTCCGTTGCGTGATCGACTAGCTCAGGAGGTTGCCGAATCCGGTATGGCGGCTCGGATCACCTTGGTAGGCAGAGTTGATCGTGATGAACTGGCGCGAGCCTTTTCTGGGGCCGACGTCTACCTACAGACCTCGCCCGCGGACTCTTTCGGAATCAGTGTGCTGGAGGCGCGTTCGGCGGGGCTGGCCGTGGTTGCCCTACGCTCCTCCGGCGTTGCGGATTTCATTACGGACGGTCAAGACGGACTTCTGGGCGAGGATGATGCCGATCTGGCTCGGGCACTTGCGGAGTTCATGACGAGTCCCGGCCTGCTGCGGCGCATCAAGGCGCATAACTACGCCGTCGACCCGCTGCCGGTATGGGGTGATGTGACGAACATGAACGTTGACGCCTACCGGCGTGCCATTGAGCTAGGTAAGCATCGTTGA